Proteins from a genomic interval of Rhodococcus rhodochrous:
- a CDS encoding histone-like nucleoid-structuring protein Lsr2 — protein sequence MAKKVVLIDDVSGETIDPDLGGGTVRFSIEGKDYSIDLGVKNKEEFFKDFDKWTKHATEESRSTGATRQRRASSASGRSKEELANIREWAQKNGYEVSARGRIAKDIQDAYDEAHKG from the coding sequence ATGGCGAAGAAAGTTGTTCTGATCGACGACGTAAGCGGCGAAACGATTGATCCTGATCTGGGAGGTGGGACGGTTCGCTTCTCGATTGAGGGCAAGGACTACTCCATCGACCTGGGCGTGAAGAACAAGGAAGAGTTCTTTAAGGACTTCGACAAATGGACGAAGCACGCGACGGAAGAGAGCCGGAGCACGGGTGCAACCCGGCAGCGTCGAGCGTCGTCCGCTAGTGGTCGGAGCAAGGAAGAGCTCGCTAACATCCGCGAGTGGGCGCAGAAGAACGGATACGAGGTGAGCGCGAGGGGACGCATCGCCAAGGACATCCAGGACGCTTATGACGAGGCGCACAAAGGCTAA